One genomic segment of bacterium includes these proteins:
- the rph gene encoding ribonuclease PH encodes MRGDGRENNELRKCTIKRGINRYAEGSCMILMGQTKVHCTASVEERVPRWLMDGDQGWVTAEYGMLPRATKERTQREAQQGHLGGRTVEIQRLIGRSLRAAIDLKQLGQRTITLDCDVLQADGGTRTASITGAFVALAEALHALQENKLLKRWPMSEQVAAISLGIVSGEVLLDLSYEEDSRAGTDMNLIMTSGGRAIDVQASAEGAPYSIEQLLAMIELGKSGLAILFEKQREALAGIGPF; translated from the coding sequence ATCCGTGGCGATGGCCGTGAGAACAACGAACTGCGCAAGTGCACGATCAAGCGGGGCATCAACCGCTACGCCGAGGGTTCGTGCATGATCCTGATGGGCCAGACGAAGGTGCACTGCACCGCCAGCGTGGAGGAGCGCGTGCCGCGGTGGCTGATGGATGGCGACCAGGGGTGGGTGACGGCGGAGTATGGGATGTTGCCGCGCGCGACCAAGGAGCGGACGCAACGCGAGGCGCAGCAGGGGCACCTCGGCGGGCGCACCGTGGAGATCCAGCGGCTCATCGGGCGCAGCCTGCGCGCGGCCATTGACCTCAAGCAGCTCGGCCAGCGCACGATCACGCTCGACTGCGATGTGCTGCAGGCCGACGGCGGCACCCGCACCGCCTCAATCACCGGCGCCTTCGTGGCCCTGGCCGAGGCCCTCCATGCCCTGCAGGAGAACAAGCTCCTCAAGCGCTGGCCGATGTCCGAGCAGGTGGCCGCGATCTCACTGGGCATCGTGTCGGGCGAAGTGCTGCTGGACTTGAGCTACGAGGAGGACTCGCGCGCGGGGACGGACATGAACCTGATCATGACCTCGGGCGGGCGGGCCATTGACGTGCAGGCCTCGGCCGAGGGCGCGCCGTACAGCATCGAGCAGCTTCTGGCGATGATCGAGCTGGGGAAGTCGGGTCTGGCGATCCTGTTCGAGAAGCAGCGCGAGGCGCTGGCCGGGATCGGGCCGTTCTAG
- a CDS encoding N-acetylmuramoyl-L-alanine amidase family protein has translation MKLALHSLVALNLLTLGWAQAPPAAVPPPPQVCVVRTKLDLDPAPVVQDGALIGPWGQIARAMGARVTWYGDENLLVIVGAAGKRLQVQPGQPLTIEGEPVALSPVATLSDGKLIGPVKPLAEALDGVLQWEPKTQRATIYGKLLRVATHAAERGAGVSFVTSVPVSPQLDQMSSPRRSFVDLAGLYVAGQPGTNYVNLAGLLRVRAAQYTDKPPIARVVLDLREGAPTVKLQPREDDCGGRLVVGDVTGKEPLVQRLRPKLLKLLAASHEPDTLTVTAFVSDPLPPVYDVLREPYRVLLDLSGAEATEALMPAAEKLPFVQQFRLLDPGRVVLYMDELVPFTVRALTDPDRLQIVFARDRLAGKRIVVDPGHGGKDSGARGSFLLEKDVNLDMAKRTVVGLATMGARPFLTRDADFFVDLYARPRMANELPADLFVSIHCNATGSGWRGSGTGTYYHRARSKGLAIVMQDTLVPKLASRDYGVHCENFCVTRETNMTAILIETLFIDNRSEEKLLAQPQFRQQMADGVCEGLRRYLEGTKSVPPATLVEPSG, from the coding sequence ATGAAGCTTGCGCTGCACTCCCTCGTGGCCCTCAACCTCCTGACGCTGGGGTGGGCCCAGGCGCCGCCTGCCGCGGTGCCGCCCCCGCCACAAGTCTGCGTCGTTCGGACGAAGCTGGACCTCGACCCCGCCCCCGTCGTGCAGGACGGCGCGCTCATCGGCCCGTGGGGGCAGATCGCGCGGGCCATGGGGGCGCGCGTGACCTGGTATGGCGACGAGAACCTGCTCGTCATCGTGGGCGCGGCGGGCAAACGGCTGCAGGTGCAGCCAGGCCAGCCGCTGACCATCGAGGGGGAGCCCGTCGCGCTTAGCCCCGTGGCCACGCTCTCGGACGGCAAGCTGATCGGCCCGGTCAAGCCGCTGGCGGAGGCGCTGGACGGCGTCCTGCAGTGGGAGCCGAAGACGCAGCGGGCCACGATCTACGGCAAGCTGCTGCGCGTGGCGACACACGCCGCTGAGCGCGGCGCCGGCGTCAGCTTCGTCACCTCCGTCCCGGTCTCGCCCCAACTCGATCAGATGAGCAGCCCGCGGCGCAGCTTCGTGGACCTGGCGGGCCTGTACGTGGCCGGGCAGCCGGGAACGAACTATGTGAATCTGGCGGGGTTGCTGCGGGTGCGGGCGGCGCAGTACACCGACAAGCCGCCGATCGCGCGCGTCGTGCTCGACCTGCGCGAGGGGGCGCCGACGGTCAAGCTGCAGCCCCGTGAGGACGACTGTGGCGGCCGCCTGGTCGTGGGCGACGTGACAGGCAAAGAGCCGCTCGTGCAGCGCCTGCGTCCGAAGCTGCTCAAGCTGCTGGCGGCCTCGCACGAGCCGGACACGCTGACGGTCACCGCCTTCGTCTCCGACCCGTTGCCCCCGGTGTACGATGTACTGCGCGAGCCCTACCGGGTGCTGCTGGACCTGTCGGGCGCCGAGGCCACCGAGGCCCTCATGCCCGCCGCTGAGAAGCTGCCCTTCGTGCAGCAGTTCCGGCTGCTCGATCCGGGCCGCGTCGTGCTGTACATGGACGAGTTGGTGCCCTTCACAGTCCGGGCGCTGACCGACCCGGACCGCCTGCAGATCGTCTTCGCGCGCGACCGCCTGGCCGGCAAGCGGATCGTGGTGGACCCCGGACACGGGGGCAAGGACTCCGGCGCGCGCGGCAGCTTCCTGCTGGAGAAGGATGTCAATCTGGACATGGCGAAGCGCACCGTGGTGGGGCTCGCCACGATGGGCGCGCGGCCCTTCCTGACCCGCGACGCCGACTTCTTCGTGGACCTGTACGCCCGCCCCCGCATGGCCAATGAGCTGCCGGCTGACCTGTTCGTCAGCATCCACTGCAACGCCACCGGCTCTGGCTGGCGGGGCTCAGGGACCGGGACGTACTACCACCGCGCCCGCAGCAAGGGACTGGCGATCGTGATGCAGGACACCCTCGTCCCGAAGCTGGCTAGCCGCGACTATGGGGTGCACTGCGAGAACTTCTGCGTCACCCGCGAGACGAACATGACGGCGATCCTCATTGAGACGCTGTTCATAGACAACCGGTCCGAGGAGAAGCTGCTGGCTCAGCCGCAGTTCCGCCAGCAGATGGCAGACGGCGTCTGCGAGGGCCTCCGGCGCTACCTGGAGGGGACGAAGTCCGTGCCGCCGGCGACGCTGGTCGAGCCGAGCGGGTAG